In Plectropomus leopardus isolate mb chromosome 20, YSFRI_Pleo_2.0, whole genome shotgun sequence, one DNA window encodes the following:
- the trim69 gene encoding E3 ubiquitin-protein ligase TRIM69 — translation MSKNQKEVKKIQTVYLQNLEKLNQGIKPDKKSWKPKEGDFGAAMEKLRQPPIAGKVTKSSAHRISRDLTCSICLDLFKQPVSLPCDHTFCQGCIEGYWTGPRGPSQGGTGSCPQCRKVYPGQSYRPNRIVANIVESYCQGLEESGNGARLADVGVTERVPAPVPRCSRHREELKLYCEEDQELVCLVCGLSQEHRNHTMVCVQEAENKYRASLNSSMDSLKAELNTALQCDREAEDEVKKLKEHTADLKQRIEAQFSDLHQFLYQEEKLLQVKLKTEERRELIRLDEHKALLCVEISRLQRAVHEIEDKLREQDAFTLLRSIKVLLQRPSLKFEKPTFTPPSLCEGRFAGPLQYRVWKSMKGSIYPVPAAITFNSSTANPWLSLTSSLTCVRYQTFNHTVQDNPYRFNAALSLLGSQGFTHGRHYWEIEVYSSTVWTVGVARESVPRKGVIKALPANGFWTLSLSYGIQYMAGTSPPTVLSLEEPMARIGVYLDYKRGLVSFYNAECMTHLYTFRETFTETLYPYFNLGFLDKVHENEPLKVFLPKI, via the exons ATGAGCAAGAATCAGAAAGAAGTGAAGAAAATCCAGACTGTTTATCTGCAGAACTTGGAAAAGCTAAACCAGGGGATAAAGCCAGACAAGAAAAGTTGGAAACCAAAGGAGGGAGACTTTGGTGCAGCCATGGAAAAGCTGCGACAGCCTCCAATTGCTGGGAAAGTAACCAAAAGCTCAGCACACCGAATCAGCAGAGATCTTACCTGCTCCATCTGCTTGGATCTTTTCAAGCAGCCGGTGTCCTTGCCCTGCGATCACACCTTCTGCCAGGGGTGCATCGAGGGTTACTGGACCGGCCCCCGGGGCCCCAGTCAGGGGGGAACAGGCTCCTGCCCTCAGTGCAGGAAGGTGTACCCCGGGCAAAGCTATAGGCCCAACCGCATCGTAGCCAACATCGTGGAGAGCTACTGTCAGGGTCTGGAGGAGAGCGGGAACGGAGCCCGCCTGGCAGATGTCGGGGTGACAGAGAGGGTTCCTGCTCCAGTCCCAcgctgcagcagacacagagaggagctgaagCTTTACTGTGAGGAGGACCAGGAGCTGGTGTGTCTGGTGTGTGGTCTGTCGCAGGAGCACAGGAATCATACCATGGTGTGTGTCCAGGAGGCTGAAAATAAATACAGG GCGTCTCTGAACAGCTCCATGGATTCCCTCAAAGCTGAGCTCAACACGGCGCTGCAATGTGACCGAGAAGCCGAGGACGAGGTTAAAAAGCTCAAG GAGCACACCGCCGACCTGAAGCAGCGCATCGAGGCCCAGTTCAGCGACCTGCACCAGTTCCTGTACCAGGAGGAGAAGCTCCTGCAGGTGAAGCTGAAGACGGAGGAGCGCAGGGAGCTGATCCGACTGGACGAGCACAAAGCCCTGCTGTGCGTGGAGATCTCTCGTCTGCAGAGAGCCGTCCACGAGATAGAGGACAAACTGAGAGAGCAGGACGCCTTCACTCTGCTCCGG AGCATCAAAGTCCTGCTCCAGAG ACCTTCACTGAAGTTTGAGAAACCTACGTTTACACCACCCAGTCTGTGTGAGGGTCGGTTTGCGGGACCCCTGCAGTACAGAGTGTGGAAATCAATGAAAGGGAGCATTTATCCAG TTCCAGCAGCCATCACATTTAACTCCAGCACGGCCAACCCTTGGCTCAGCCTGACCTCCTCCCTGACCTGTGTTCGCTACCAGACCTTTAACCACACCGTGCAGGACAACCCCTACAGGTTCAATGCTGCCCTGTCACTGCTGGGCAGTCAGGGCTTCACCCACGGTCGTCACTACTGGGAGATTGAAGTCTACAGCAGCACAGTGTGGACTGTGGGAGTGGCCCGAGAGTCAGTGCCCAGAAAGGGAGTCATCAAAGCGCTCCCAGCCAACGGCTTCTggactctctccctctcctatGGGATACAGTACATGGCCGGCACCTCACCCCCAACAGTTCTGTCCCTGGAGGAGCCGATGGCCAGGATCGGCGTGTACCTGGACTACAAGAGGGGCCTGGTGTCCTTTTACAACGCAGAGTGCATGACACACCTGTACACCTTCAGGGAGACCTTCACCGAGACGCTATACCCTTACTTTAACCTGGGCTTTCTGGATAAAGTGCATGAAAATGAGCCTCTCAAAGTTTTCTTaccaaagatttaa